aATAATAACGTGGTATCGTTTATTCCAGAGTAAACACTCAAATGTAGTTTGCATACATTTTGTATTACTGGAATATAGTAGCGGTGTAAATATTAGACTTTGGCGACACCTTGTGGACAACTTGCGTTACTGCACTCTAAGCGTTTTCTGGAATAAACAGACACATGTAAAGTcgataaattatatatatatatatattcatgtacACAAAGTAAATACAAGTTTGtgttaatttataaaatatcagaagaattttaagtaaaaaataagagagagagagggcgagagaatTCCACAGCGCATGTCTATAGCACGGCGTTTGCACTTTTATGGCTTCCGCCTTCGACACGTGATTAAAATAACATGGCGGCGTGCACACAGAGGACAGGAGCGCTGGCACGTCTCATACAAAACGTGCAGTTTCACCATGAACGTATGTCGTgtttaaacttttatttctttataaagtATAACGGAGTGAATAGTGGAAATATTTCCGCGTGAGTGAGATGGATATGCGCGTGCGCGCGCACGTGAATGTCGTCCCTTGTGTTTAACGCACTGCGATTAAAtgtcattgtttatttttttgttataaatctTTATAATCTCTCTTTTTATTATCTAGCTGCACCTTCTGTTAGAATAAAATAACAGGAGAGAGTTTAGCTGGCCGGACAGGATGATGTCCTGTTCTccataagtattggcacccaaTATGTCAATGTAATAATGCGTATTTTTTAATTCcacataaataatttaattatgaGATTAAAAGCGTTATTAGTTAATTGTTCTTTGACCCGGTGATAAAGCTTGTTGTGATTAAGTTATTTCCTGTAAAGCAGTCTTTCCATCATCACCTGATGAGCTTTCTTATTTAATCAAAGctcaatcttcttcttctttgggcttttcccttcaggggtctccacagtgaatcgtctctctccacctatccctatcctctgcatcctcaacacttcatatcctcatgtgttccatccatatacctcctctttggtcttcctctttacctcctgcctccctcactctccctcctctgaacatgtccaaatgGATAGTTTAATAAATCCTTATTATAGTTCGCAGTCCTGAAACGCAGATCGGATCAGAGAAGTGGATCTAACTGCTGTATATTTTGTGCAGTTTGATGTTCTCGCTGTATCCTAATCATCTGTCGGTTCCTTTCCTACAGGCATGTTTTCAGTGTTCTCACTGCGGTTACAGGCTGCGGGTTCCGGCGACAAGCCGCCCACATTCACCCCTCCTTCCAAACCGGTGATCCTGGATAAATCGAAGCCTGAAGAAGCGGCGCGACGGTGAGAATGTTTCTCCTGAGAATCAAGCTGTCTGGTTTGAAACCCTGCAAGTTTCAgacttatatatttttatccaaATACGTCAGTGTAAAGCTTAGAGACGATACCCAGGACTGGAATCAGGCTGAAAACTTTAGCTTGGAGAAAACTCTGTGGAAAAAAGCTTAATGGCTTTAATGGAGTTTCAGTACGAAAACAAAAAGAGGCCTTGTCTCTAAAATAAACCCTAATCAGGGAAATATTCCCTCTTCATATCCAGATGCTGGAGGCGTGAAGTCTCTTGAGAGAAAATCAGATTCTTgctgtttttaataaaatgtctcCCTCGTgatgatgtggagtgtgagagtaaAACAGACGCTGTGTTTCCATGCAGGTTCGTCAGCCCCGAGTTCATTCCTCCTCGTCAGCGCACGGCTCCGCTGAAGTTCTTCCTCGAGCGCAAAGACATGATCCAGAGACGCAGAGTGCTGAATATTCCCGAGTTCTACGTGGGTAAGGAGCGTTCCCGATGATCTTCACACTTCACTCCTTTCTCGTGCGCTTGATGAACTGACGGGAACCGGGTTTGTTTTCAGGAAGCGTTTTGTCCGTCACTACGTCCGACCCGCACGCCTCCAACAACACCAACCGCTTCGTAGGAATCTGCATCCAGCGCTCGGGTAAAGGACTCGGCGCCACCTTCATCCTCAGGAACATCATCGACGGACAAGGTGAGCTCCTCGTCAGAGTGGGTCAGGGGATCCGGAGCAGGACGTACGTTAGGTTTATCTCGTGACGTCACCTCCTGCTTTTCTGCCTATGCTAATATATTAGTTTTGCAATCTTCAGCTTAAAATAGCAAACACTTcattaagtagcctttatttgtcacatatacattacagcacagtgaaattatttcttcgcatatcccatcctagggggttggggtcagagcgcagggtcagccatgatacagtgcccctggagcagggtgggttaagggccttgctcaagggccccaacagtggcagcttgacggtgctggggcttgaaccccgatcttctggacGACTcggagccttaaccacttgagccaccaccccCCACTTGTTTCTTTTATTGTGCACGTAAAACCATGAGCCAAGTGAATTTATAAGTTTCCTAATTTTTTGGTGATTAGTAAGCagataaaaaacacaaacagctcTTTTTTGACACCTGTGATGAATTCAGTACATTTTGATAGATCGTTGAAGAAGACattagcctcctggtggtccagcggcaggatcctgcgctctcattgccgcggcccgggttcgattcccggggaGGACGCTAACCCTGAACTCTCAGtgtcggtcccaagcctgggttAAATGGGACGGTtgggtcaggaagggcatccggtgtaaaacctgtgccagatTGAAACATGGTCTGCTGTGATGActccaaacagggagcagctgaaagaacaacaacaacatgacaaCATTGATCCCTCTTCACTGACTGTTATTttcagcagagtgtgtgtgtgtgtgtttaggagtgGAGATCTGTTACGAGCTGTACAATCCTCGCATGAAGCACATCGAGGTGCTGAAGCTGGAGAAGAGACTGGACGATAACCTGATGTACCTGAGAGACGCTCTGCCTGAATACAGCACCTTCGCCTTCGACGTGAAGCCTGTTCACCTGTCGCCCACACAGGAAGTCCCCGTCAACGAGGTGGGTGCGAGACGGATCATGGAGACATCttactctgtttttctttctctgtgagtttacattcctctctctctctctctctctgtgcagaTGAAGGTGAGGATGAAGCCTCGTCCCTGGTCCAAGCGCTGGGAACGTCCCAAGTTCAACATCAAGGGAATACGCTTTGACCTGTGTCTGACCCCGGAGCAGATGGAGCATGCTCAGAAGTGGGCGGAGCCGTGGAGGCAGTACGACATGCTGAAGGAGTACGACACGTCCACACTGGAGGAGAAGATCTACCAGGAAGTGCAGGCGGAGCTCAGAAAGTGAACTGTGAGGAATCCTAACACGGACTCGAACATCCTGGACCTCGCCATTCATACACCTCTGTTTGTTTGTATCTGTAAAGCGAATAAAAATGCATTAGTGTCATTAAATCTAGCCTTTTGTAGACTTGCTGCTGCAGACATTTCCATAATGCGCTAGGTTCAAGGAAGAAGCGCAAGCACAAATAACGTGAATCTGAAAAAGTTGTTTTTTCACGAGAAGACGCTAATGCCTCTAGAAAGCTGGGACGTGGCTCGAGGCGAGACAGTGGAACTTAACATGAGGAGTTTTTTCAGCggtaatataaatgactttatTTTTACGTCGATTTCTGAATATAGATTCTGCTATGTAATGAAACGTTAGTGCTAATCCGCTTAGCATCGTTAGCATCGAATTcgcaaaaagaaaagcaaacttTGCATGCTTTCTATAATCTTCACCTTTAAGAATAAAACTGctcttttaaatgaaaacacattaaaacaga
This DNA window, taken from Hemibagrus wyckioides isolate EC202008001 linkage group LG06, SWU_Hwy_1.0, whole genome shotgun sequence, encodes the following:
- the mrpl19 gene encoding 39S ribosomal protein L19, mitochondrial, whose protein sequence is MAACTQRTGALARLIQNVQFHHERMFSVFSLRLQAAGSGDKPPTFTPPSKPVILDKSKPEEAARRFVSPEFIPPRQRTAPLKFFLERKDMIQRRRVLNIPEFYVGSVLSVTTSDPHASNNTNRFVGICIQRSGKGLGATFILRNIIDGQGVEICYELYNPRMKHIEVLKLEKRLDDNLMYLRDALPEYSTFAFDVKPVHLSPTQEVPVNEMKVRMKPRPWSKRWERPKFNIKGIRFDLCLTPEQMEHAQKWAEPWRQYDMLKEYDTSTLEEKIYQEVQAELRK